One genomic segment of Nocardioides cavernaquae includes these proteins:
- a CDS encoding TetR/AcrR family transcriptional regulator has product MSTGSRGAYPNRQARQRAATYDAIVAAARRLIADGQELTLRGVAASMGASPAGLYRYVAHLDELRDLVAVSIDESAAHDIAAAVDEVMSPDASVRWVVGWTRLRTWALSHPGEFRLVVSRPRSGQTPIRALSDAFLGKLLQELASQHEVVLPPVPLEAGTALRALTPRAAPEASPDSLSWLHARVLTSLHGVIALEATGYVEPSLVASAAVFRSTLVDWLARFGLVRDLGRLLAVLDSELVR; this is encoded by the coding sequence ATGTCCACGGGATCGCGCGGCGCCTATCCGAACCGACAAGCGCGGCAGCGAGCCGCGACGTACGACGCGATCGTGGCGGCTGCCCGGAGGCTGATCGCGGACGGCCAGGAGCTGACCCTGCGCGGTGTCGCCGCCTCGATGGGCGCGAGCCCGGCCGGCCTCTACCGCTATGTCGCACATCTCGACGAGCTCCGTGACCTCGTGGCCGTCTCGATCGACGAGAGCGCGGCGCACGACATCGCGGCTGCCGTCGATGAGGTGATGTCGCCCGACGCATCAGTGCGCTGGGTCGTGGGGTGGACCCGGCTGCGGACCTGGGCCCTGAGCCACCCGGGCGAGTTCCGCCTGGTGGTGTCCCGTCCCCGCAGTGGGCAAACCCCGATCCGGGCACTGTCCGATGCCTTCCTCGGCAAGCTCCTGCAGGAGCTTGCCAGCCAGCACGAGGTCGTGCTGCCTCCCGTCCCCCTCGAGGCCGGGACGGCGCTCCGTGCCCTGACCCCGCGCGCCGCTCCCGAGGCCTCGCCCGACTCCTTGTCCTGGCTGCACGCACGGGTCCTCACGTCCCTGCACGGCGTGATCGCTCTGGAGGCCACCGGTTACGTCGAGCCCTCCTTGGTGGCGAGTGCTGCCGTCTTCCGGAGCACGCTGGTCGACTGGCTGGCACGGTTCGGCCTCGTCCGCGACCTGGGCCGGCTGCTTGCCGTGCTCGACTCCGAGCTCGTCCGCTGA
- a CDS encoding anthranilate synthase family protein, whose translation MTDTPAAADETRALLDAITGREAWAAIRLRDSATVTVVAGTRSEVASILDIPVQQGIPTPGRRFDTLVAIPFRQVRERGFEAHDDGTPLVVVDIDTETEVPLADLLGVLPDVAVEFTDRGGFESTDEDYAKVVETIIRDEIGQGEGANLVVGRHFRAQLSSWGTPEALTVFRRLLERERGAYWTYVFFTGDRFLVGASPERHVSVTGGDVRMNPISGTFRIPRDPALQSMAARKAALLDFLADEKEIYELFMVVDEELKMMCDICNEGGQVLGPFLKPMTHLVHTEYLLAGRSTRDVREILRDTMYAATVTGSPVENACRLIKKYEAEGRGYYASALALIGRDATGEPTADSPIIIRTADVSVSGALKVTAGATLVRDSDPAYEVAETHAKAGGILSAFGLVPAAVGAPEGIAELTRDEDVLIALNKRNQRLSKFWLTDQAGTTPDPALRGRSAVILDGEDDFVNMIRHVLSVLGMTSSVVRHEDVPAWLSSGGVGSSDLVIVGPGPGDPRDGSVPKIAAFRSATDELIAAGQPFLSVCLGHQTLCERLGLPLAMKDIVFQGTQSPVTIDGRVERVGFYNTFVGRSLPGDELPAGVSVEADPESGDIHLVRGSTFRGIQFHAESILTENGFSLIHDLVCELLLP comes from the coding sequence ATGACCGACACGCCTGCTGCCGCTGATGAGACCCGGGCTCTGCTCGACGCGATCACGGGGCGCGAAGCGTGGGCGGCGATCCGGCTGCGCGATTCTGCGACGGTGACCGTGGTCGCGGGCACCCGCTCCGAGGTGGCCAGCATCCTCGACATCCCTGTCCAGCAAGGGATTCCGACGCCGGGGCGCCGGTTCGACACCCTCGTCGCGATCCCGTTCCGGCAGGTCCGCGAGCGTGGCTTCGAAGCCCATGACGACGGCACGCCGCTCGTCGTGGTGGACATCGACACGGAGACCGAGGTCCCGCTGGCCGACCTGCTCGGCGTACTCCCTGACGTGGCGGTCGAGTTCACCGACCGCGGGGGCTTCGAGAGCACCGACGAGGACTACGCCAAGGTCGTCGAGACGATCATCCGTGACGAGATCGGGCAGGGCGAAGGCGCGAACCTGGTCGTCGGACGGCACTTCCGTGCACAGCTCTCGTCGTGGGGCACTCCCGAGGCACTGACCGTCTTCCGCCGTCTGCTCGAACGCGAGCGCGGCGCCTACTGGACCTACGTCTTCTTCACGGGTGACCGCTTCCTCGTCGGCGCCTCCCCGGAGCGCCACGTTTCGGTGACCGGCGGCGATGTCCGGATGAACCCCATCTCCGGCACCTTCCGCATCCCGCGTGATCCTGCGCTGCAGTCAATGGCGGCCCGCAAGGCAGCGCTCCTCGACTTCCTCGCCGACGAGAAGGAGATCTACGAGCTCTTCATGGTCGTCGACGAAGAGCTCAAGATGATGTGCGACATCTGCAACGAGGGTGGACAGGTCCTCGGTCCGTTCCTCAAGCCGATGACGCACCTGGTCCACACCGAGTACCTGCTCGCCGGCCGCTCCACACGCGATGTCCGCGAGATCCTCCGCGACACGATGTACGCCGCGACGGTCACCGGATCGCCCGTCGAGAACGCCTGCCGGCTGATCAAGAAGTACGAGGCGGAAGGCCGTGGCTACTACGCCTCCGCGCTTGCGCTGATCGGCCGCGACGCCACCGGTGAGCCCACTGCAGACAGCCCGATCATCATCCGCACCGCAGACGTCTCCGTCTCCGGGGCGTTGAAGGTGACGGCCGGCGCGACGCTCGTGCGCGACTCGGACCCGGCGTACGAGGTGGCGGAGACGCACGCCAAGGCGGGCGGCATCCTGTCGGCGTTCGGCCTGGTCCCGGCAGCCGTCGGAGCTCCTGAGGGAATTGCCGAGCTGACCCGCGACGAGGACGTCCTGATCGCGCTGAACAAGCGCAACCAGCGGCTCTCGAAGTTCTGGCTCACCGACCAGGCCGGCACCACGCCGGACCCGGCGCTGCGCGGCCGGAGTGCGGTCATCCTCGACGGCGAGGACGACTTCGTGAACATGATCCGGCACGTGCTCTCCGTGCTCGGCATGACCTCCTCGGTGGTGCGCCACGAGGACGTGCCGGCGTGGCTCTCCTCCGGTGGCGTGGGCTCCTCGGACCTGGTCATCGTGGGCCCCGGGCCCGGTGACCCGCGCGACGGATCGGTGCCCAAGATCGCAGCCTTCCGGTCGGCGACCGATGAGCTCATCGCCGCAGGCCAACCGTTCCTCTCGGTCTGCCTGGGACACCAGACGCTGTGCGAGCGGCTGGGCCTTCCGCTGGCGATGAAGGACATCGTCTTCCAGGGAACGCAGTCGCCCGTCACCATCGACGGTCGCGTGGAGCGGGTCGGTTTCTACAACACCTTCGTGGGCCGCTCCCTGCCCGGCGACGAGCTCCCTGCCGGCGTGAGCGTCGAGGCCGACCCGGAGAGCGGAGACATCCACCTGGTGCGTGGATCGACGTTCCGGGGGATCCAGTTCCACGCCGAGTCGATCCTCACGGAGAACGGCTTCTCCCTGATCCATGACCTGGTCTGCGAGCTGCTCCTGCCGTGA
- a CDS encoding anthranilate synthase component II: MSSPGPRVVVVDHYDSYTWNLVHLIASVTGVLPDVVEHDTVALADLAAYTHVVLSPGPGTPDDPADFAIGRELLLAGDRPVLGVCLGMQGLVTAYGGVVERVEPAHGELASVTHDGTGLFAGVPDRFAAVRYHSLAAVTLPAVLRRTAVDELSGVTMAVAHETLPLVGVQFHPESILSEHGAAIVANFLVLT; encoded by the coding sequence GTGAGCAGCCCGGGTCCGCGTGTCGTGGTGGTGGACCACTACGACTCCTACACCTGGAACCTGGTGCACCTGATCGCCTCGGTGACCGGTGTCCTGCCGGACGTGGTCGAGCACGACACTGTCGCGCTCGCCGACCTCGCGGCGTACACGCACGTGGTGTTGTCGCCCGGTCCCGGCACGCCCGACGACCCGGCCGACTTCGCCATCGGACGGGAGCTGCTGCTGGCGGGGGACCGTCCCGTGCTCGGGGTCTGCCTCGGGATGCAGGGCCTGGTCACGGCGTACGGCGGGGTGGTCGAGCGCGTCGAGCCCGCCCACGGCGAGCTGGCGTCGGTGACCCATGACGGGACCGGGCTCTTCGCCGGTGTGCCGGACCGCTTCGCGGCGGTCCGCTATCACTCGCTCGCGGCCGTGACGCTGCCCGCGGTGCTCCGCCGCACGGCTGTCGACGAGCTCTCGGGAGTGACGATGGCGGTGGCGCACGAAACCCTGCCGCTGGTGGGTGTGCAGTTCCACCCGGAGTCGATCCTCTCCGAGCATGGCGCCGCGATCGTGGCGAACTTCCTGGTGCTGACGTGA
- the pabB gene encoding aminodeoxychorismate synthase component I: MTDPVPFFTDVAATHDRCFWLDGGGSRPWSGHRSIVGWLDESDVSLTYKSAEQAVYRTADGGTEWVGTDVFDVLAAEMAGDGPDVHWVGYLGYACRSDLPARPSDGLPDAVWMRTRNVRIFDHDPEVTERHLGTPKLTSRHTKPDLSAPEAYQQAFEKVQEELHLGNSYEVNLTYRTKVESDLDPVSAYLRLRELNPAPYAGFLQHQGTWLLSSSPERYAVIDRHRTIETKPIKGTTPRGSTPEDDARLREQLATDPKFRAENLMIVDLLRNDLGMVCEAGSVEVPVLMDVESYPSVHQLVSTVRGRLRPEVSTIDALRAIFPAGSMTGAPKLRTMQIIDAVEATPRGVYSGAFGWISGDGRADLGVVIRSLMTTGDGTWTLGTGGGITVRSDCAEEYAESRWKADRLLHVLAPG, translated from the coding sequence GTGACCGATCCGGTGCCCTTCTTCACCGACGTCGCGGCCACCCACGACCGCTGCTTCTGGCTCGACGGCGGCGGCTCACGCCCCTGGTCCGGGCACCGCTCGATCGTCGGCTGGCTGGACGAGTCCGATGTGTCGCTGACCTACAAGAGCGCGGAGCAGGCGGTCTATCGGACCGCGGACGGCGGGACCGAGTGGGTTGGAACGGACGTCTTCGACGTGCTCGCCGCGGAGATGGCGGGAGACGGTCCGGATGTCCACTGGGTCGGCTACCTCGGCTACGCCTGCCGATCGGACCTGCCGGCGCGCCCCTCGGACGGCCTTCCTGACGCAGTCTGGATGCGGACCCGCAACGTCCGGATCTTCGACCACGACCCGGAGGTGACGGAGCGCCATCTCGGCACACCAAAGCTGACCTCTCGGCACACCAAACCTGACCTCTCGGCGCCGGAGGCCTATCAGCAGGCGTTCGAGAAAGTCCAGGAGGAGCTGCACCTGGGCAACTCCTACGAGGTCAACCTGACCTACCGGACGAAGGTCGAGAGCGACCTTGACCCGGTCAGCGCCTATCTGCGTCTGCGCGAGCTCAACCCCGCGCCGTACGCCGGGTTCCTGCAGCACCAGGGCACCTGGCTGCTGAGCTCGAGCCCCGAGCGCTACGCCGTGATCGACCGTCACCGGACCATCGAGACCAAGCCGATCAAGGGCACGACCCCACGCGGCAGCACTCCCGAGGACGACGCCCGGCTCCGTGAGCAACTCGCGACCGACCCGAAGTTCCGCGCCGAGAACCTGATGATCGTCGACCTGCTCCGCAACGACCTCGGCATGGTCTGCGAGGCCGGTTCCGTCGAGGTGCCGGTGCTCATGGACGTCGAGTCCTATCCGTCCGTGCACCAGCTCGTGTCCACTGTCAGGGGGCGGCTCCGGCCCGAGGTGAGCACCATCGACGCGCTGCGCGCGATCTTCCCCGCCGGGTCGATGACGGGGGCACCCAAGCTCCGGACGATGCAGATCATCGACGCCGTCGAGGCGACCCCGCGAGGCGTCTACTCCGGGGCGTTCGGCTGGATCTCCGGCGATGGCCGGGCGGACCTGGGGGTCGTCATCCGGTCCTTGATGACGACCGGTGACGGCACCTGGACCCTCGGCACCGGCGGCGGCATCACGGTCCGCTCCGACTGCGCCGAGGAGTACGCCGAGTCGCGGTGGAAGGCGGACCGGCTGCTGCACGTGCTGGCGCCCGGTTGA
- a CDS encoding sensor histidine kinase: MHYRRSLASRVTLLTTIAVGVAVAFVALGAFVTVRMQMQRTLDSSLLERAKAVAATVQEAEVRGTDYRVPSWLLGASDVRLYLVTEDGIVYSADRAGSPAFGAEEFEVAGGDRDSEVRTITHGGDRFRAASWPTLGADGRAIVLVQSLSPQESVLKRLGLVMLLLGGAGVIGAGLAGWAVARNGLRPVRKLTLAAEEIARTEDLRPIEVGGNDEIARLATAFNQMLTALAASRDRQRQLVADAGHELRTPLTSLRTNLDLLAQIDAGDSGTMPPGARRELLDDVEAQIEELTTLIGDLVELAREEELTHVVEPVDLAEVVERAVVRVRRRAPEVTFRLDVDPWWVTGEANALERAVLNVLDNAAKWSPIGGTVTVTLSGGLLRVEDEGPGIAAEDLPHVFDRFYRSRESRSMPGSGLGLSIVRQIAVRHSGRIEAARGSSGGALFTLRLPGKVSPD, from the coding sequence ATGCACTATCGCCGGAGCCTGGCCAGCCGCGTCACGCTGCTCACGACGATCGCCGTCGGTGTCGCCGTCGCGTTCGTCGCCCTGGGTGCCTTCGTCACGGTGCGCATGCAGATGCAGCGCACGCTCGACTCCTCACTCCTCGAACGCGCCAAGGCCGTCGCCGCGACCGTGCAGGAAGCCGAGGTGCGCGGCACGGACTACCGCGTGCCCAGCTGGTTGCTCGGCGCCTCCGACGTGCGTCTCTACCTGGTGACCGAGGACGGCATCGTCTACTCCGCGGACCGCGCCGGATCGCCCGCGTTCGGCGCGGAGGAGTTCGAGGTCGCGGGCGGCGATCGCGACAGCGAGGTCCGCACGATCACCCACGGCGGCGACCGGTTCCGCGCCGCCAGCTGGCCGACCCTCGGTGCCGATGGCCGCGCGATCGTCCTGGTGCAGTCGCTGAGCCCGCAGGAGAGCGTGCTCAAGCGACTCGGCCTGGTCATGCTGCTGCTGGGTGGTGCCGGCGTCATCGGCGCCGGCCTGGCCGGCTGGGCTGTCGCACGCAACGGGCTCCGGCCGGTCCGCAAGCTGACGCTGGCCGCCGAGGAGATCGCCCGCACCGAGGACCTGCGCCCGATCGAGGTCGGCGGCAACGACGAGATCGCGCGTCTCGCGACGGCGTTCAACCAGATGCTCACCGCGCTCGCGGCGTCCCGCGACCGCCAGCGCCAGCTGGTGGCCGACGCCGGCCACGAGCTGCGTACGCCGCTCACCTCGCTCCGCACGAACCTCGACCTGCTGGCGCAGATCGACGCAGGTGACTCCGGCACGATGCCCCCGGGGGCACGCCGCGAGTTGCTCGACGACGTAGAGGCGCAGATCGAGGAGCTGACCACGCTGATCGGCGACCTGGTCGAGCTGGCCCGCGAGGAGGAGCTGACCCATGTCGTCGAACCGGTCGACCTCGCCGAGGTCGTGGAGCGTGCGGTGGTGCGGGTCCGGCGACGGGCGCCCGAGGTCACCTTCAGGCTCGACGTCGACCCGTGGTGGGTCACGGGCGAGGCCAACGCCCTCGAGCGCGCGGTGCTCAACGTGCTCGACAACGCCGCCAAGTGGAGCCCGATCGGGGGCACCGTGACAGTCACCCTGTCGGGCGGGCTGCTGCGCGTCGAGGACGAAGGCCCTGGCATCGCGGCTGAGGACCTGCCCCACGTGTTCGACCGGTTCTACCGCTCGCGGGAGTCCCGGTCGATGCCGGGCTCCGGCCTCGGGCTCTCCATCGTCCGCCAGATCGCCGTGAGGCACTCCGGGCGCATCGAGGCGGCCCGTGGGTCGTCCGGTGGCGCGCTCTTCACGCTCCGCCTGCCCGGCAAGGTCAGCCCGGACTGA
- a CDS encoding response regulator transcription factor, with translation MPNSSSVPRPHVLVVDDDRAVRESLRRSLEFNGYAVSLATDGAEALAGFGKVNPDVVVMDVMMPRLDGIETTKALRSAGHDVPILVLTARDAVGDRVDGLDAGADDYLTKPFALQELLARLRALLRRVVPHEDGMDETLGFADLTMDLASREVKRGDRAMELTRTEFTLLEMFLRRPRRVLERSFILEEVWGYDFPTTANSLEVYVGYLRRKTEAEGEQRLIHTVRGVGYVLRESP, from the coding sequence GTGCCCAACTCCTCGTCCGTTCCGCGCCCCCACGTGCTCGTCGTCGACGACGACCGGGCAGTGCGTGAGTCGCTGCGACGGTCCCTCGAGTTCAACGGGTACGCCGTCTCCCTGGCCACCGACGGCGCCGAGGCGCTGGCCGGCTTCGGCAAGGTGAACCCGGACGTCGTGGTGATGGACGTGATGATGCCGCGGCTCGACGGGATCGAGACGACCAAGGCGCTCCGGTCGGCCGGTCACGACGTCCCGATCCTGGTGCTCACCGCGCGCGACGCCGTGGGCGACCGGGTTGACGGGCTGGACGCCGGGGCCGACGACTACCTGACCAAGCCCTTCGCCCTGCAGGAGCTGCTGGCCCGGCTGCGGGCGTTGCTCCGCCGCGTCGTACCCCATGAGGACGGCATGGACGAGACCCTCGGGTTCGCCGACCTGACCATGGATCTCGCGTCGCGCGAGGTGAAGCGCGGCGACCGCGCGATGGAGCTGACCCGCACCGAGTTCACGCTCCTGGAGATGTTCCTGCGCCGACCGCGCCGCGTGCTCGAGCGCAGCTTCATCCTCGAAGAGGTGTGGGGCTACGACTTCCCGACGACGGCCAACTCCCTGGAGGTCTACGTCGGCTACCTGCGTCGCAAGACCGAGGCCGAAGGTGAGCAGCGGCTGATCCACACCGTCCGCGGCGTGGGATACGTGCTCCGCGAAAGCCCTTGA